The DNA segment CCAGTATAGGACCTAATTCATGAAGAAACATTCCAGGAGTTTGTTAGTACGTCTGGACAACTGGTTAACAATGCCTACTACGTAGTAAGCACTCACTAAATGAGAGGAAGCAAGATGTAAATAATTCTATAGACGGTGATGTGGTGTAAACAACACAGTGACCAATATAGAACCATCTTCAAAGgactttttttaagagagagagaatgagtgtgcatgcacacatgagtgagtggaggagagggagagagagggagatagaatcttaagcaggctccaggctcagtgtggagcccaacatgggtcttgatctcaccatcctgggatcatgacctgagccaaaatccagagtcggacactcaaacgactgagccacccaggcaacccaaagGACTTTACTTTCTAATTAAGCTTCTGGAGATAATGAATTCCAAGATTATGACAGATATTCCTAAAATGACTGCCTGAAGCAGGGGCAGAAAGCCGAAACGCATATGTGGTCTCTGCAAGTAACATCAACAGAGAGACAGGTAAGCCGGACACGGACTGGAGAGGTGGTCCCATCCAGGAGGCAGAGCTGAGTCCAGCTAACGGACATCCGTGAAAATGCCGAGAAGGAACTAGAAATGTTCAAGAAGCTAGAAATCTACACCTTCTTCTAGGGAATCTCGTTTTTAAATGCTGGAAACCAATTCGCACTTGAACACCTACAGAACACCCACAGACCCACCCACAATTCTCAGGCAAAACTGTTTATGTCAGTGAATCCCAAGAGAGCCAAGGGCCTCTGGGGTTGGGACTTCTGGGCAATTCATGAACAATTGTAAAACACAAAAAGGTGAGCTCTTTTGAACTCATTTTTTGGCACTCTCACAACCGTAAGGGTTAGACCAtaaaagtatcttttttaaaaatttaaggggcacctgggtggctcagtcggttaagcatccgactttggctcaggtcatgatctctcagttcgtgaatttgagccccgcatcaggctctgtgctgacagctcagagcctggaacctgcttcaaattctttgtctcctcctctctctcaaaaaaaaataaacacaggggcgcctgggtggctcagtcggttgagcaatcgagttcagctcaggtcatgatctcacagctcatgagtttgagccccgcgtcgggctctatgctgacagctcagagcctggagcctgcttctgcttctgtctccctctctctctgcccctaacccactcacattctgtctctctctcaaaaataaataaacattacaaataaataaataaacattaaaaaaaattaaaaatttagtttttatttttgagcgagagaatACACGAcctgggcagaaggggagagacagagagagggagagagagaatgaatctcaagcaggttccacactgttagtgcagagcctgagatgggactcgaactcatgaaccatgagatcatgacctgagctgaaatcaagagtcggacccttaactgactgggccacccaggcacccccatcaaaGTATCTTTTGTCGTGCTTTTGGTACTTCATGTAAATCTAAGAAAGTATGAATTGTAGGAAATTCTTATCAAGTTAAACAGAAAGACAACACTGAACTGTATTCAAAtccagttttattaaaattatttggcGATTTCAGGAGCAGTACAAAGTCTTTGACTATGACCACTGCACACGTTAAGACAGGAGTTtaatgtgttttggtctggtttgTGTTTGGGTATGTGTACTTTTCTAaaccttctgtccttcctttcgTTACCAAATGACAAAGTTCCTTACGTTTTTCTCTGTCTACAATACCTTACTACGTATAGGACAGGAATTTGTAAAGtaagactgaaaaaataaaatccatagatCCAAAAATTTCTCTGCAAATATTAAGAACATACAAAGGATACTAAAGGCATCTACATTTAGTCCTCCAAGTAGCAAGGCGAGCATTTGACGTCTGtggtttcttgtttttatttattgctaaTTACAGTTCAGGGACCAAAGCGTTTCCAAAAGCATCCTTCATTGACATTCCCACTGTGGTTCCCCTGAATTTAGAGGATAAAACCAAGAGAGTACTTGATTTGGCCCTTACAATTACGatgcttattttctctttagtgGGATTTTTCTTCTGCAGTAGCTCAGGGCACTATTTGCTTGCTCAATGCCTTACAATTAGTGTCTGCTTTGTAGTAGATCTGGGTATTGGCTTTGTAAAACGTGTGTGGTTGGACAGCAGATGGTGGGGAGGCCTCCCTGTCCAAGGCAAAACTTTTAGCAGACCTTAGAGTAAAACCTTAGAGGATTTGGTGCTTCTTAGTTGTTCTCCAGGGATCCTGAAACTgtctgtaagaaagaaagaaagttgtgTAAGAATCTTTTACACAAGACCTTTTCGGCTTGTTCCTAAGGAGTCCTGCTTTTTTAGCAGCGTACGTAAACTTGGCTTTGGCAGTGGAGCCCTGGAGTTTCATTCCTGTGATAAGACTATCACAGGGGATCAGAATGCAGAAAACCAAGCGGGGCAATCACCTGAGAAATTTCTGCCCTTGTTTCCCTCCAAGGCTGTGCTTTAAGATTTGTAAGGATGGCTTCCAGTATTGGATTTTCACGCACTGTCTATTTCTGGACATTCCTGTTATTAATTCAACATCATTCCCCCCTAAATGGCCAATTTATTTCACCACAGGTAGAACACTGCCATAAGGTGTCACTGGTGGCTGCCTTATTATATTCAGGAGGAAAAACACTTAGTCCTTGAGAGGAAACATGTCATTAGAGCCTACTCTCATTTTATTTGTGGTCTAAATAGTATCACTACTCTTTTGCAATCAAAACAGGCCAGTGTATTTATAGCACCGGAACAGGGCCCTGACTTTGTGAAGGTTAACTATGCTAATGACTTGTGTTGTCGTAGTCAATCAGGTCTATGAACATTAAGTCCCGGCAATAACAGTTAGATCaaataatatagtttttattcttatttctctaataaatgaagaaacattttcttttcttttctttttttttgagagcgcacctgcatgcgtgagcaggggaggggcacagggagagggagagagaaccccaagcaggttccccgctcagtgtggagctcgatgcagggtttgatctcaagaccgtgagatcatgacctgagccaaaatcaagagtcagatgtttcaccgactgagccacccaggcactctgaaaaACCATTTTCTTTAGTAGTgagcttacatttttaaatttgtcaatAAACAATTCTTTGCAtctaatttacattattttatttaattaatttattaaaaaattttttctatttatttttgagagagagcgtgggagcaagggaggggcagacagggagacacagaatccgaggcaggctccaggctccaagctgtcagcacagagcccaatgtggggctcgaactcaggaactgtgagatcacgacctgagccaagtgggatgcttaactggctgagctacccaggtgccccaaatctatgttattttaaataaactaaaaacattgTCATAttgtctccaaagaagaaaagaattaggATGTCAGGGGCCTTTGCACCAAGTTAAGGTTCATCTCATTCTTCACTTTGAGAAAACTTACTTACAGCAAGACATAGAAACAATATCTAGAACAAGCAACACGTACAGTGTGTAATGTTGCCAACAGACAAAGCACTtaagccaagaagagagaaattataCTTACAAATGGAATCCTGATTCCAAATTTGCTGTGGAATGTCATGGTGACTTTGTTTTTATGTCCTGTTCTTTGATCAAAGGCGTGGCATGTATCAAAAGGCGGGCTGTACAAGTGAAGGCTGACGGCAGGCTCTGTATGGCTGATATTCTCTACTCGATGTAAACCAATGGAATCTATACAATACCCaagaaggaaaagcagatgaAGGAGCTTAAATGACAAGTGCAGGTGAAAATCTGTCATCCTCCTAAGACCGTAAATCAATTTGATAAGGCTGGAATTAACAGAAATTACTCACTAGGGACTTTCCAGTTTAAGATAATAAGTGACATGTACTCTACTTTCCTGAAATCCCTCTACAATTACacctgaagaattttaaaaaggcatcaatccacaaagacaaaaaaaaaaaaaaaagggacaagatAAAGCATCAATAAAAGTTTGAGAGCTTGAAAGAAGATGAATAGCTTTAccaaggacagaaagagaaatccttAGCTACCCATGGGGAGAGCCAAAAATTAACCTGACATCTATCCTGATatcatatctatatctacatatctacatatctatatacacacaatatatatatgtaaatgaacCTCAttgttatctttaaaaagagtttttttcattttttagagagacagagaatgagtggggaaggggacagagagggagacacagaatccgaagcaggctccaggcgctgagctgtcagcacagagtccgacgaggggcttgaactcatggactgcgagatcatgacctgaagttggacgcttaatcgactgagccacccaggcgccccataacctCACTTATATCTTGAtatcataaatatgtatacataaatatataatctgTATCTAAATCTGTATCTGGCTCAAAAGCTTAGGGACTGGCAGCACAGACACTTCTGGAAATGAGGATGAAGGCATGGCTAAAAATTCAAGACCTGGTTGAAAAGCCTATTTAAGTAGAGGCTCAGATCTCTTTTACCACTTTTCCCCCATTCCCCAGAGTAGAAGTCTGAGATCTCTAGTCTAGAAAGAAGGAGTAGAATACATGAACTCAGGACTGGTGAAAAACAAGTGACTTAACATACTGAATGGTGAGATCCCTGCTTTCTTCACCACCTAGCTGCAGGAATGCTGCCAGACAGGATTGTTTTCTCAGCCAGTGGAGGGTGGAAATTCGAAGCAGCTTCTCAGAGAATCTGATTGGCTCCAGAATAAAGCTCTTAAAGACACTGCCATTGGCTGTTCGTCAAGGAAAAAGCTCTGCCAGATTATTCTAGAGTGAAGGCCAGTTGACAGACACCATTCTTGTGTTCAGAGCTatcagttaacttttttttttttttgtccctggTTTTCAAATATTAGCCCACAGCCAAGGCCCCTAGATATTTGAGCAAGATCTCTAGTATTGGAGCatgtgggtggcttagtgggttaagcatccaacttccactcaggtcatgatctcagagttcatgagtctgagctctgCATCGTAGGGCTCTATGCTaaaaacagctcagagcctgaaggtgcttcagattctctgtcctcctctccctctgcccctccccgcttgctctctgtctctcagaaattaatttaaaatgttcaaaaaaaaaaaaaaaagatctctagTATTAAAAAGGGCCAGAGcaaacctcccaaaaaacaacCTGAACAAACACTACTCAGgagaagactttaaaaaaatcagacaacCAGTTCAGGAGGTTTCCTAACTGAGCAACAGGAGTTTCAGAAATAGAACGAAACCAAACCCCAAAGAAATAACCTGAAAATATTTCCTGGATTAGAAGGACAGAGGTTTCCAGAATGAAAGAACCCACGGAGTACCCAACACAATGACTGGGAGTCGTGAAACAAGGGACATGACTGTAATGCTTGGGACAGGAAAAGATACCAAAAGAGAAGATTCCAaagtttctagaaagaaaaaaatagtttcatggAATGATTTAAGAATCAGAGTGGCAGCAGGCTTTCACAAAGACGACTGGAAACTAAAAGTCAAGGGATTACCTTTCATAGTTCTGGGAGAAGATTCTAGGCCCTAATTCCATATCAATCATGTTGTAACGATGGACTATAGAGACTTTCAGGTGAATGAGGTCTCAGAAATTTACTTTCCACGAACCCTTTCTCACCAAGGGAGATGAGATTGAGGAGATGTTCCACCAAAATAAGGGCATGAACCAAGAAGGAAGCAGACAGCATATTAGGAAATAAGGGTATCAGcaaaaggaggaaacagagggaaAGACTGAATGATGTGAAGGTACTCCAGGATGACAGCTGAGCCCTGGCTCGGAAACAAACCAATTCAAACTGAAGCAAGTCTAGGGGccctgggggagaggaaggaaggtagagaggaaggatggaaggaaggaggaaaggaaggaaggaaggaaggagaaaaggaaggaaggagaaagagaagacaaaaacaatttaaaaatatgttgagaaGAAATTTATAGTTAGGATAGAGTTTAAAGAATAATCAAGGAAGGAATTCAGGGTAATTTGTGTCATTAATGTAGGCATCCAATTTGGTGCCTATTTTATGATTTGTGATTCATGATCTGGCTCCACGAGCTTgcgagagaaaacagaaaagcctTTAAGCAGAAGACTGAAGTTCTCCTCCCGGCCAGATAATAGCCAAGACCGCCTTCCCCCAGCTCACAACTTCTGGGATCTTCAGCAGCTTTCCTCACTTCCAAAAATGGGACATAATTCTCACAGGTGCAACCTCTTTGGTTCTATAGCTTACTGCTCATAAGACGCTGGCTTAAGAACAATCTTGAACACAAGTTCCACCTTCTTAAGGAATGACTGTCCCTTATGcaaattattatttgtttctacAGGTGCACATGCGTATGCTACCCAATGCAAGCTGTACAACCCTGCAAGCACAGACCCCACAAATCCTAGCCACCATCCTTTAGAGAAACCCTGGAAACTCCTGTCTAATACCTATTGTTAACAATCccagcatccatccatccatccatccgtccgtccatccatctgcctctgcctcctttcctttatGCCCATGGGGTACCATCTTTCACAATAACCTTGAATCCTTCCCGGTGGTAGTTATGGACGCCAGACATGTCTACCATGTGCCTTTACGATAAGTAATTTGGTCTCCTTGTcccagttttctctttcctccacccTGTGTTGCATACTGCTACGGAATCCATCAAGACACTCCTGACAGAATTCTACTGACCAAAGCGGGCTCTTACATCAGCAGGTCGTGGGAGGCCCAGGCCCTGATCTCACTTTACTCTCCTACTACTCCTGTCCAAGCCCActgtcccttcttccctctggcaaGACCATTCCTCAACAGTTTTCATTCTTTGCAATCATtgtgcctcccctgccctcacacTGTTCCCTGTGCAGGAAACATCCTTCCCGCTGACCACTATTCACCTGCACCCCTTCTCCTGCGTCTGTAAAAATCAAAGGTTGAATTTTTGAGGCCTTTGCTCTTACGGGAAATTCATCCACAGACCCATTCAGCTTATCCCACCCAATATTTTACCAATTGGCAACATTTCCCATAAAAAGGGGAATTTCCCACTTTGgtggaaaaagaaatcagaacaaaGGGCTGGAAACGGACGGCGGCCACTGCCCCTTGGACAGTGTGGCTTGCACACACCAGTACCCCAGCCTTATTCCTGCCCTGCGTCCACTCACTGCTTGGCTCTGGTAGGTTCTGCATCAAAGACCCTTGAAAAAAGCTTGCTTATTCTTTAAGATCTAATCTAGTTTTGTAGACTCTGTGACTCCAGCTGAAAGTATTTATTCTGAAAGGCTCTGGGCTTTATTGTGAGTGATAGAGGCAACAAAATCGCTCTGGGAAATCTGGTGTGCCTTATACATACAGCAAGCCTCAAATAAAAGCTTCCGGTCACCTAAGAAACGAACATCTCTGTGTTTTGTGAATGCGAGAGAAAAGTTCCCATACAATCTGACCTTTGTAACTGGCTTGCATTCTTAAACTAATGAACAAATTCTGGCCAAGTATTAAAGCCAAAATGGGACTTTAAGATATAAGAAGaaaggaggcgcctgggtggctcagttggttaagccacagactcttggttttggctcaggtcacagtttcacggttcgtgagttcgagccccacaacaggttctgcgctgacagtgcttgggattctctctctccttctctcaaaataaataaatacacttaaaaaaaaaaaagatacaagaagCACCTACATGACCAGAAAATCtctgtcatattttacatcattgGGATAGTATCCCAATTAAGAGTATGGTCTTTGGAATCGAATggcttgagttcaaatcctgacttgcACTAAGAGCTGAGGGACCTTGGCTGCATTACTTATTCTTTCTATGTGTTGGCAATCTCATCTATAAATGGGAATTAAAAATGATCTCCTATAATCATTAACAGGCTATTTGGAAAGTTACTATCCTCTTTAGAAATAtgatgttaggggcacctgggtggctcagtcagttaaatgtctgaactcggctcaggtcgtgatctcgtggtttgtgaggtccaccccgcgtcaggctctgtgctgacagctcagtgcctggagcctgcttcggattctgtgtctccttctctctctgtccacacccccaccctctgctcacactgtctctctctctcaaaataaataaataaacaacattaaaaaaaaatacagatgttaaTCACAGACTGTTCTTGAAAAGCATTTGGCTCTGCCAAATCACctttaggaaaaagaatgaattcttggtTAGAGAGCTAGAAATCACTGCTAAATAACGTGCTTTGTAAAAGCTCCCTTGAGAATACTCTTAAGTATgctgtatacattttataaacaaCAAGGACTCACATTTCTAATTGTTTCCAGAACGTTTCTAACACAAACACTAATATTTTCCACATAGCCTCACTCCCTTATTAAAACAATCTACTTTTGTAAATTCATATTCGATTCTAACTGTCCTAAGACTTGGCAGGAAATGCCTTTTCAGTGGACGCTAATCTACgtgcatatattttgaataagTGATTCCAATTCAGAcgcaaaactttaaaaacaaaaccaactgcTTTTTAGGCCATTTTCCAAGTATCTGAAGTCACGACTCCATGATCCAAATTCGGCTGTACATGTGCAAGTAAGCAATATTGCAGATGGGGGTTCAAGGCTTTTCCCGCTCGCCCTTCAAGAAAGAAAGGTGTTGGATGTTACCGTTGATGTAGGCACACTGGTTTTCTCTCAAGATTCTTTCAGACTTCTTGATCATCTCGTTGGACTTTTTGTCAGGCCAGGCAAATAATGTCTCCTTTAGATTTCCCTGAAGCATCTTCAGAAAGCAGTGGGAGTCAGTGTGATCATGGATGCtgctatatatacacaaagaGACAACTGAGCTCAGTAAATGGTCCAGGCCCCACGCGTGCAGTAAGTCTGCCCAGAGCTTCCCGCCACATCCTATCATGAGGACAGGTCACAAACCACTTCAGCTGTATTTG comes from the Prionailurus bengalensis isolate Pbe53 chromosome A1, Fcat_Pben_1.1_paternal_pri, whole genome shotgun sequence genome and includes:
- the CDO1 gene encoding cysteine dioxygenase type 1, yielding MEQTEVLKPRTLADLIRILHQLFAGEEVNVEEVQAVMEAYESDPAEWAVYAKFDQYRYTRNLVDEGNGKFNLMILCWGEGHGSSIHDHTDSHCFLKMLQGNLKETLFAWPDKKSNEMIKKSERILRENQCAYINDSIGLHRVENISHTEPAVSLHLYSPPFDTCHAFDQRTGHKNKVTMTFHSKFGIRIPFTVSGSLENN